A genome region from Micromonospora peucetia includes the following:
- a CDS encoding urease accessory protein UreF yields the protein MVETLKLLQFGDSVFPVGAFSFSNGLEMAVQHGVVHDRSTLQDFVRTVTRLAATGDGVALLAGHRAATAGDLDRIRQADEAVNLRKINEEMRVMSVRMGRKLAEASTRIVGETLLKKRIGESANGVPVTYPVALGVVFADLGVTEQDAFAAHQYGTASTVLGAAIRLMRVDHLDAQSILFAVNEKVADDYREVRTANLDDMQTFGPHLDVLAAAHQHVHVRMFMS from the coding sequence ATGGTCGAGACCCTGAAGCTGTTGCAGTTCGGCGACTCGGTGTTCCCGGTCGGCGCCTTCTCCTTCTCGAACGGGCTGGAGATGGCGGTCCAGCACGGGGTCGTCCACGACCGGAGCACCCTTCAGGACTTCGTCCGGACGGTCACCCGGCTCGCCGCCACGGGCGACGGCGTCGCCCTGCTCGCCGGGCACCGCGCGGCCACCGCCGGGGACCTCGACCGGATCCGGCAGGCGGACGAGGCCGTCAACCTGCGCAAGATCAACGAAGAGATGCGCGTCATGTCCGTACGCATGGGTCGCAAGTTGGCCGAGGCCTCGACCCGGATCGTCGGGGAGACGCTGCTCAAGAAGCGGATCGGCGAGTCGGCGAACGGCGTGCCGGTCACCTACCCGGTCGCGCTCGGGGTGGTCTTCGCCGATCTCGGGGTGACCGAGCAGGACGCCTTCGCGGCCCACCAGTACGGCACGGCCTCCACCGTGCTCGGCGCGGCGATCCGGTTGATGCGGGTGGACCATCTCGACGCCCAGTCGATCCTCTTCGCGGTCAACGAGAAGGTCGCCGACGACTACCGCGAGGTACGCACCGCCAACCTCGACGACATGCAGACATTCGGACCCCACCTGGATGTCCTGGCCGCCGCACACCAGCACGTCCACGTACGGATGTTCATGAGCTGA
- a CDS encoding YoaK family protein — MGDSQPSTNGGTSDPEDSYREFRHPLLVLALTTGIAGFVDAFAFLRYGAFVANQSGNAVFLGIGLAGRHATWLESAASLVAFAVGTGVVSQLRAAHSRWSPSVRALACALVALSLWAVLNALLQYGRQGGLPRIALAAAGGLAMGALATLFARTAGITTAITYQSGTVAKTGERVGRWLAGPGTARRRARQGIFLGLLALTCYAVGGGIGTVTQQGQPRWVPAWGALALSTAALLLRQTRSRR, encoded by the coding sequence ATGGGCGACTCTCAGCCCTCGACGAACGGCGGCACCTCGGACCCGGAGGACTCGTACCGGGAGTTCCGGCACCCGCTGCTGGTCCTGGCCCTCACCACCGGTATCGCCGGCTTCGTGGACGCCTTCGCCTTCCTGCGCTATGGCGCGTTCGTCGCCAACCAGTCGGGCAACGCCGTCTTCCTGGGCATCGGTCTGGCCGGGCGACACGCCACCTGGCTCGAGTCGGCGGCCTCCCTGGTCGCGTTCGCCGTCGGGACGGGCGTGGTCTCGCAGCTACGCGCGGCACACAGCCGCTGGTCGCCGTCCGTGCGAGCACTCGCCTGCGCCCTGGTCGCACTGTCGCTCTGGGCGGTGCTCAACGCCCTGCTCCAGTACGGCCGGCAGGGCGGGCTGCCGCGGATCGCGCTGGCCGCCGCCGGTGGCCTCGCCATGGGCGCCCTGGCGACGCTGTTCGCCCGCACCGCCGGAATCACCACCGCCATCACCTACCAGTCAGGCACGGTGGCGAAGACCGGCGAACGCGTCGGCCGTTGGCTCGCCGGGCCGGGCACCGCCCGCAGGCGGGCCAGGCAGGGCATATTCCTCGGGCTGCTGGCGCTGACCTGCTATGCCGTCGGGGGTGGCATCGGCACCGTGACCCAACAGGGACAACCTCGCTGGGTGCCGGCCTGGGGGGCGCTCGCCCTGTCGACCGCGGCGTTACTGCTCCGCCAGACCCGTTCCCGAAGGTGA
- a CDS encoding urease subunit beta, with amino-acid sequence MAKQHPGPNSKHVRPIGGYVLSDQPLELNAGRPVTEVVVQNTGDRPIQVGSHFHFFEVNRMLAFDREAAFGKRLNIPATTSIRFEPGDKKTVELIPFGGQQRVYGFNGLVQGWTGSESTPSYRPDRTEAIHNAKTRGFKFGPEQQENPKGKKQ; translated from the coding sequence ATGGCCAAGCAACATCCCGGCCCCAACTCGAAGCACGTGCGACCCATCGGTGGCTACGTGCTGAGCGACCAGCCGCTGGAGCTGAACGCGGGTCGGCCGGTTACCGAAGTCGTCGTCCAGAACACCGGTGACCGGCCGATTCAGGTCGGCTCACACTTCCACTTCTTCGAAGTCAACCGGATGCTCGCCTTCGACCGCGAGGCGGCCTTCGGAAAGCGGTTGAACATTCCGGCGACGACGTCCATCCGCTTCGAGCCGGGCGACAAGAAGACGGTGGAACTCATTCCCTTCGGCGGTCAGCAGCGCGTGTACGGGTTCAACGGGCTGGTGCAGGGCTGGACGGGCAGCGAGTCGACCCCCAGCTACCGGCCGGACCGGACCGAGGCGATCCACAACGCCAAGACCCGGGGCTTCAAGTTCGGCCCGGAACAGCAGGAGAACCCCAAGGGCAAGAAGCAGTAG
- a CDS encoding MSMEG_4193 family putative phosphomutase translates to MATLLLLRHGRTTANADGGLAGRQPVELDETGRAQATAVGERLRAVPLATVVSSPLIRCRQTLELALPAATPVLEEGLIECGYGAWEGQPLKKLAKEPLWPVVQQHPSAAVFPQGEAMAAMAARAVTAVRGWDARVTAEHGPEVVWLACSHGDVIKAIVADALGVHLDLFQRIVADPASVTAIRYTPLRPFLMRLNDTGGDLAGLVPPPPRGRRRRAARAAGAADSDAPVGGGAGAGR, encoded by the coding sequence GTGGCGACCCTTCTGCTTCTGCGACACGGCCGGACGACCGCGAACGCGGACGGTGGGCTGGCCGGGCGCCAGCCCGTCGAGTTGGACGAGACGGGCCGGGCCCAGGCGACCGCGGTGGGCGAGCGGCTCCGGGCGGTGCCGCTCGCGACGGTGGTGAGCAGCCCGCTGATCCGGTGCCGACAGACCCTGGAGCTGGCGTTGCCCGCGGCCACCCCGGTGCTGGAGGAGGGGCTGATCGAGTGCGGCTACGGAGCCTGGGAGGGGCAGCCGCTGAAGAAGTTGGCCAAGGAGCCGCTCTGGCCGGTGGTCCAGCAGCACCCGAGCGCCGCGGTCTTCCCGCAGGGGGAGGCGATGGCGGCGATGGCGGCGCGGGCGGTCACCGCGGTGCGCGGGTGGGATGCCCGGGTCACCGCCGAGCACGGCCCGGAGGTGGTCTGGCTGGCGTGCAGCCACGGCGACGTGATCAAGGCGATCGTGGCTGACGCGCTCGGCGTACACCTGGATCTGTTCCAGCGGATCGTGGCCGACCCGGCTTCGGTGACGGCGATCCGCTACACGCCGCTGCGGCCGTTCCTGATGCGCCTCAACGACACCGGCGGCGACCTGGCGGGGCTGGTGCCGCCGCCACCGCGCGGGCGGCGCCGACGGGCGGCGCGGGCGGCCGGCGCGGCCGACTCCGACGCGCCGGTCGGCGGCGGCGCGGGAGCGGGCCGGTGA
- a CDS encoding SCO1664 family protein, with protein sequence MTSDLQPRQDGEAALRLLRDGHLDLEGRLVEASNTTLRGILTLDGVTARCVYKPVRGERPLWDFPDGTLAGREVSAYVVSRATGWDLVPPTVLRDGPFGPGSCQLWIDEPVEAEPLVGFVPADELPPRWFPIAAARDDDGTPYALAHADDPRLARLAVLDAVINNADRKGGHVLVGPDDRIHGVDHGVSFHVEEKLRTVLWGWAGRQLPADAVEMLDGLAGQLAGALGAELAEHLTLREVAELAARVDRLRHTGLFPQPSQDWPAVPWPPM encoded by the coding sequence GTGACGTCGGATCTCCAGCCCCGACAGGACGGCGAGGCCGCGCTCCGGTTGCTCCGGGACGGCCACCTCGACCTTGAGGGGCGGCTCGTCGAGGCCTCCAACACCACACTGCGCGGCATCCTGACTCTCGACGGGGTGACGGCCCGCTGCGTCTACAAGCCGGTGCGGGGTGAGCGTCCGCTCTGGGACTTCCCGGACGGCACGCTGGCCGGCCGGGAGGTCTCGGCGTACGTCGTCTCCCGGGCCACCGGCTGGGACCTGGTGCCACCGACGGTGCTGCGCGACGGCCCGTTCGGGCCGGGATCGTGCCAGCTCTGGATCGACGAGCCGGTGGAGGCCGAGCCCCTGGTCGGGTTCGTGCCGGCCGACGAGCTGCCGCCCCGCTGGTTCCCGATCGCCGCGGCTCGCGACGACGACGGCACACCGTACGCGCTGGCCCACGCCGACGATCCGAGGCTGGCCCGGCTCGCGGTGCTCGATGCGGTGATCAACAACGCGGACCGTAAGGGCGGGCACGTGCTGGTCGGTCCGGACGACCGGATCCACGGCGTCGACCACGGGGTGAGCTTCCACGTCGAGGAGAAGCTGCGCACGGTGCTCTGGGGCTGGGCCGGCCGGCAGTTGCCGGCGGACGCCGTGGAGATGCTCGACGGGCTCGCCGGTCAGCTCGCCGGGGCGCTCGGTGCCGAGCTGGCCGAGCACCTCACCCTGCGGGAGGTCGCCGAGCTGGCGGCCCGGGTCGACCGGCTGCGGCACACCGGCTTGTTTCCGCAGCCGTCGCAGGACTGGCCGGCGGTGCCCTGGCCCCCCATGTGA
- the ureE gene encoding urease accessory protein UreE (involved in the assembly of the urease metallocenter; possible nickel donor), translating into MLVETVLGNMNEPDWTVRLKEARIDDLVLDQWDAQKSRIRKMTSSGAELSVSLARGVRLRDGDVLAWDDLTATAVVARVQLGEVMVVNLDKLRGESADLLIRSAVELGHAIGNQHWPAVVKGTKMYVPLTVDRKVMDSVMRTHAFTGITHEFLPGTEIIAYLAPHESRRLFGGADSTPHTHLPAELN; encoded by the coding sequence GTGCTCGTCGAGACGGTGCTGGGCAACATGAACGAGCCGGACTGGACCGTCCGGCTGAAGGAAGCGCGCATCGACGACCTGGTGCTCGACCAGTGGGACGCCCAGAAGAGCCGCATCCGCAAGATGACCAGTTCCGGGGCGGAACTGTCGGTCTCGCTGGCCCGTGGCGTCCGGTTGCGCGACGGCGACGTGCTCGCCTGGGACGACCTGACCGCCACGGCGGTGGTGGCCCGCGTGCAGTTGGGCGAGGTGATGGTCGTGAACCTCGACAAGTTGCGCGGCGAGTCGGCCGACCTGCTGATCCGCTCGGCCGTCGAACTCGGCCACGCCATCGGCAACCAGCACTGGCCGGCCGTGGTCAAGGGCACGAAGATGTACGTCCCACTGACCGTGGACCGCAAGGTCATGGACTCGGTGATGCGCACCCACGCCTTCACCGGGATCACGCACGAGTTCCTTCCGGGCACCGAGATCATCGCGTACCTCGCGCCGCACGAGTCGCGGCGGCTGTTCGGCGGGGCCGACTCCACGCCACACACGCACCTGCCCGCCGAGCTCAACTGA
- a CDS encoding DUF3090 domain-containing protein — translation MTHQVHAFEPPERFVAGTVGPPGERTFFLQARGGGRLVSVALEKVQVSLLAEKLEELLSEAQRRFGVDLPELVAAIGDNDPLDIPVDEEFRVGTLGLAFDVDTATVVIEAIAVGETEVEVDLGEPDDDEDADAEDEEPDDDLDRLRVRLTPEATRQFIERARRVVNAGRPPCPLCGQPLDPAGHLCPRHNGYHR, via the coding sequence ATGACCCACCAGGTGCACGCCTTCGAGCCGCCGGAGCGGTTCGTCGCCGGGACGGTCGGGCCGCCGGGGGAACGCACGTTCTTCCTCCAGGCGCGCGGCGGTGGCCGGCTGGTCAGCGTCGCGCTGGAGAAGGTCCAGGTGTCGTTGCTCGCCGAGAAGCTGGAGGAGTTGCTCTCCGAGGCGCAGCGCCGGTTCGGGGTGGATCTGCCCGAGCTGGTGGCCGCCATCGGTGACAACGACCCGCTGGACATACCGGTCGACGAGGAGTTCCGGGTCGGCACGCTCGGGCTGGCCTTCGACGTCGACACCGCGACCGTGGTGATCGAGGCCATCGCCGTCGGCGAGACAGAGGTCGAGGTCGACCTCGGTGAGCCCGACGACGACGAGGATGCCGACGCCGAGGACGAGGAGCCGGACGACGACCTCGACCGGCTTCGGGTGCGACTCACCCCCGAGGCGACCCGCCAGTTCATCGAGCGGGCCCGGCGGGTGGTCAACGCCGGCCGTCCGCCCTGCCCGCTCTGCGGCCAGCCGCTGGATCCCGCCGGTCACCTCTGCCCGCGCCACAACGGCTACCACCGGTGA
- a CDS encoding urease subunit alpha → MSQISRQEYSGMYGPTTGDQIRLGDTDLYIEIEKDLRVLGDEVMYGGGKTLRDGMGVHNQYTNAEGGLDLVITNVTVLDATLGVVKADVGVKDGKIAGIGKAGNPNVMDGVTPELITGPGTEAISGEHLILTAGGIDAHVHLVTPFQAQAALSNGVTTLWGGGTGPTDSTNGVTITPGPWNIQAMMRAFENIPINIGLMAKGNSTGRAPLVEQIMAGAPSFKIHEDWGAPPAVIRACLDVADEFDVQVSIHTDTLNESGYLEDTIAAFEGRTIHTFHTEGAGGGHAPDVIKIAAQMNVLPSSTTPTVPYGINSQSELYDMIMVCHNFNPQVPSDVAFVESRIRTETIAAEDVLLDEGVISMMQSDSQAMGRVGETWLRTIQLAGQMKTVRGKLAEDSSANDNFRVLRYVAKMTINPAITQGISHVLGSVTPGKMADLVLWEPAFFGTKPKMVLKGGMIAWSIMGDPNASLPTPQPVYYRPNFAAYGSQIAKTCVTFVSRAAHEAGVAEQLGLQRQVMPVYRTRGLTKRDMVRNDRTPKLEVDPETFAVKMDGVHATVPAARNLPLSQLYFFS, encoded by the coding sequence ATGAGCCAGATTTCCCGGCAAGAGTATTCCGGAATGTACGGCCCCACGACGGGCGACCAGATCAGGCTCGGCGACACCGACCTGTACATCGAGATCGAGAAGGACCTCCGGGTCCTCGGCGACGAGGTGATGTACGGCGGGGGCAAGACGCTGCGCGACGGCATGGGGGTGCACAACCAGTACACCAACGCCGAGGGCGGGCTGGACCTGGTCATCACGAACGTGACCGTCCTCGACGCGACCCTCGGCGTGGTCAAGGCCGACGTCGGGGTCAAGGACGGCAAGATCGCCGGCATCGGCAAGGCCGGCAACCCGAACGTCATGGACGGGGTCACCCCCGAGCTGATCACCGGGCCGGGCACCGAGGCCATCTCCGGCGAGCACCTCATCCTGACCGCCGGGGGTATCGACGCGCACGTGCACCTGGTGACGCCGTTCCAGGCGCAGGCCGCCCTGAGCAACGGCGTGACCACCCTGTGGGGCGGCGGCACCGGCCCGACCGACAGCACCAACGGCGTCACCATCACCCCCGGTCCCTGGAACATCCAGGCGATGATGCGGGCCTTCGAGAACATCCCGATCAACATCGGCCTGATGGCGAAGGGCAACAGCACCGGCCGCGCGCCCCTGGTCGAACAGATCATGGCCGGCGCGCCGAGCTTCAAGATCCATGAGGACTGGGGTGCGCCGCCAGCGGTGATCCGAGCCTGCCTGGACGTCGCCGACGAGTTCGACGTGCAGGTCAGCATCCACACGGACACCCTCAACGAGAGCGGTTACCTCGAGGACACCATCGCCGCGTTCGAGGGCCGCACGATCCACACCTTCCACACCGAGGGCGCCGGTGGTGGGCATGCGCCGGACGTCATCAAGATCGCCGCCCAGATGAACGTGCTGCCCAGCTCGACCACGCCGACGGTGCCCTACGGCATCAACAGCCAGTCCGAGCTGTACGACATGATCATGGTCTGCCACAACTTCAATCCCCAGGTCCCCTCGGACGTGGCCTTCGTCGAGAGCCGGATCCGCACGGAGACGATCGCGGCCGAGGACGTCCTGCTCGACGAGGGCGTCATCTCGATGATGCAGAGCGACTCGCAGGCCATGGGGCGCGTCGGTGAGACCTGGCTGCGGACCATCCAGCTCGCCGGGCAGATGAAGACCGTCCGCGGCAAGCTCGCCGAGGACTCCAGCGCCAACGACAACTTCCGGGTGCTGCGGTACGTGGCCAAGATGACCATCAACCCGGCCATCACCCAGGGAATCTCGCACGTGCTGGGCTCGGTCACGCCGGGCAAGATGGCCGACCTCGTGCTCTGGGAGCCGGCCTTCTTCGGCACCAAGCCGAAGATGGTCCTCAAGGGCGGCATGATCGCCTGGTCGATCATGGGTGACCCGAACGCCTCGCTGCCGACCCCGCAGCCGGTCTACTACCGGCCGAACTTCGCCGCGTACGGCAGTCAGATCGCCAAGACCTGCGTGACCTTCGTGTCCCGGGCGGCGCACGAGGCCGGCGTCGCCGAGCAGCTCGGCCTGCAACGACAGGTCATGCCCGTGTACCGGACCCGGGGTCTCACCAAGCGGGACATGGTCCGCAACGACCGGACGCCGAAGCTCGAGGTCGATCCGGAGACCTTCGCCGTGAAGATGGACGGCGTGCACGCCACCGTGCCGGCGGCCAGGAACCTGCCCCTGAGCCAGCTCTACTTCTTCAGCTGA
- the yut gene encoding urea transporter has protein sequence MSAVTHAWHRLSNRNPLVEFVDACLRGPAQVVFQNNPLTGLLILVALAWGAFDSGQPRVFGGGLLGLVVGTATALALQVDRTSLRQGLFGFSPLLTGLAVPTFLDDRPLMWLYLVLGAVGTTVVTLALNAIFKKWGLTAFTFPFVLTTWVLLMAAYQFERFTVLTDMTPKFPGEGSLTGGSFDWDLIPTFLRGVSQVFLINSWVSGLIIVIALLVNSRWSALFAVVGTVGATLLALWFGADGASLDKGLYGFNAVLTAIAVGAVMHRPGALVTVYTLFGIALTLFVQMALATVLTPLAIPVLTGPFNIATWLLLLPQRHFAPVPNHERVKESVVSTLKRAV, from the coding sequence GTGAGCGCCGTGACGCACGCCTGGCACAGGTTGAGCAACCGGAACCCGCTGGTCGAGTTCGTCGACGCCTGTCTGCGGGGGCCCGCGCAGGTCGTCTTCCAGAACAATCCGCTGACCGGCCTGCTCATCCTCGTCGCTCTCGCCTGGGGAGCGTTCGACAGCGGGCAGCCACGGGTCTTCGGGGGAGGCCTCCTCGGTCTCGTCGTCGGCACCGCCACGGCCCTCGCCCTGCAGGTGGACCGGACCTCGCTGCGACAGGGGCTGTTCGGCTTCAGCCCGCTGTTGACCGGGCTCGCCGTGCCGACGTTCCTCGACGACCGGCCGCTGATGTGGCTCTACCTGGTGCTCGGCGCGGTGGGTACGACCGTGGTCACGCTGGCCCTGAACGCGATCTTCAAGAAGTGGGGCCTGACCGCGTTCACGTTCCCGTTCGTGCTGACCACGTGGGTGCTGCTGATGGCCGCGTACCAGTTCGAGCGGTTCACCGTGTTGACCGACATGACGCCGAAGTTTCCTGGCGAGGGGTCGTTGACCGGTGGCAGCTTCGACTGGGACCTCATTCCCACCTTCCTGCGCGGCGTGTCCCAGGTGTTCCTGATCAACAGCTGGGTCAGCGGGTTGATCATCGTGATCGCGCTGCTGGTCAACTCCCGCTGGTCGGCACTCTTCGCGGTGGTCGGCACCGTCGGCGCGACCCTGCTGGCGCTCTGGTTCGGTGCCGACGGGGCCTCGCTGGACAAGGGCCTGTACGGCTTCAACGCGGTGTTGACGGCGATCGCGGTGGGCGCGGTGATGCACCGCCCCGGCGCGCTGGTGACGGTCTACACCCTGTTCGGAATCGCGTTGACGCTCTTCGTCCAGATGGCCCTGGCGACCGTGCTCACCCCGCTGGCCATCCCGGTGCTGACCGGGCCGTTCAACATCGCCACCTGGTTGTTGCTGCTGCCCCAGCGGCACTTCGCGCCGGTGCCCAACCACGAACGCGTCAAGGAGAGCGTCGTCTCGACGCTGAAACGCGCCGTCTGA
- the ureG gene encoding urease accessory protein UreG, giving the protein MKSASRIGVGGPVGSGKTAIIEAVVPRFVENGLRVLVITNDVVTTEDAKHVRRALTGVLVEERIIGVETGACPHTAVREDPSMNLAAVEDMEARFPDSDVVLIESGGDNLTLTFSPALVDYFIYVIDVAAGDKIPRKNGPGISKSDILVINKTDLAPYVDADLDVMARDADVMRNGKPVVFTNCKTGEGIDELVSLIRRNALFDAEVVA; this is encoded by the coding sequence ATGAAGTCGGCAAGTCGTATCGGCGTGGGCGGCCCGGTGGGCAGTGGCAAGACCGCGATCATCGAGGCTGTCGTGCCCCGGTTCGTGGAGAACGGGCTGCGGGTACTGGTGATCACGAACGACGTCGTCACCACTGAGGACGCGAAGCACGTACGGCGCGCGTTGACCGGGGTCCTGGTCGAGGAGCGGATCATCGGGGTGGAGACCGGCGCGTGTCCGCACACGGCGGTGCGTGAGGACCCGAGCATGAACCTGGCCGCCGTGGAGGACATGGAGGCCCGGTTCCCGGACAGCGACGTGGTACTGATCGAGAGCGGTGGGGACAATCTGACCCTCACCTTCAGCCCCGCCCTGGTCGACTACTTCATCTACGTCATCGACGTCGCCGCCGGAGACAAGATCCCCCGCAAGAACGGCCCGGGGATCTCCAAGTCCGACATCCTCGTGATCAACAAGACCGATCTCGCGCCCTACGTGGACGCCGACCTCGACGTGATGGCGCGCGACGCGGACGTGATGCGCAACGGCAAGCCGGTCGTCTTCACCAACTGCAAGACGGGCGAGGGCATCGACGAGTTGGTCTCGCTGATCCGCCGCAACGCGCTCTTCGACGCCGAAGTGGTCGCATGA
- a CDS encoding ammonium transporter codes for MLAQDAVNPGDTAWVLVCAGLVLFMTPGLAIFYGGMVRTRNVLAMLQQNIIALGVVSLTWVLVGYTIAFGDDAGTGLFGNLELLGLTDLRVPPAPNLHVVAGQVTIPTLAFVAYQMMFAVITPALVTGATAGRLKFLGWAIFLAIWSIVVYAPVAHWLWHPDGWLANFGTQDWAGGMVVHASAGAAVLAVLLVVGRRRGWPHTAAPPNSIPLTILGAGILWFGWFGFNGGDGLQANGVAAQALINTHLAAAAGMLVWLVAERFKDGHSTVVGSVSGAVAGLATITPAAGYVNALSAIVIGAIAGIVCHTALRLKYLLRLDDALDVLAVHFVGGMLGSLLLGLFGDSGINPLGKDGLFFGGGGSLLWHQLVGVVAVVAFAFVLSWAIAAAVQAVVGLRAPADVQEDLDHAQQGAEAYHLGGVAGLSGTGAPQRRTGRDNDAARPAQPVQHARLVTATVDPMLLPTTRELRDALLGAGAASIVVFDATVSAAEPASRSLPRGYWQDQDLLDRARVEVVVEGKAVPAVLDVLSRYGVDRAESFVQDVQLATDVR; via the coding sequence GTGCTCGCTCAGGACGCGGTGAATCCCGGCGACACCGCCTGGGTGTTGGTCTGCGCCGGCCTGGTGTTGTTCATGACCCCCGGCCTGGCCATCTTCTACGGCGGAATGGTCCGCACCCGCAACGTGCTCGCGATGTTGCAGCAGAACATCATCGCGCTGGGCGTCGTCAGCCTGACCTGGGTTCTGGTGGGCTACACCATCGCCTTCGGCGACGACGCGGGCACCGGCCTCTTCGGTAACCTCGAACTGCTCGGGCTGACCGACCTGCGGGTCCCGCCCGCGCCCAACCTGCATGTGGTCGCCGGCCAGGTGACCATTCCGACCCTGGCGTTCGTCGCCTACCAGATGATGTTCGCGGTGATCACTCCCGCGCTCGTCACCGGGGCCACGGCCGGTCGGTTGAAGTTCCTCGGCTGGGCGATCTTCCTGGCGATCTGGTCCATCGTGGTCTACGCGCCGGTCGCGCACTGGCTCTGGCACCCCGACGGCTGGCTGGCCAACTTCGGCACCCAGGACTGGGCCGGCGGGATGGTGGTCCACGCCTCGGCGGGCGCCGCGGTCCTGGCGGTGCTGCTGGTCGTCGGGCGCCGCCGTGGCTGGCCGCACACCGCCGCCCCACCCAACTCGATCCCGTTGACCATTCTCGGCGCGGGCATCCTCTGGTTCGGCTGGTTCGGTTTCAACGGCGGCGACGGACTCCAGGCCAACGGGGTGGCCGCCCAGGCGCTGATCAACACCCACCTCGCCGCCGCGGCCGGCATGCTCGTCTGGTTGGTGGCGGAGCGGTTCAAGGACGGCCACAGCACCGTGGTGGGCAGCGTCTCCGGCGCTGTCGCGGGTCTCGCGACGATCACCCCGGCCGCCGGGTACGTCAACGCGCTCTCCGCCATCGTCATCGGTGCGATCGCCGGCATCGTCTGCCACACCGCGCTGCGGTTGAAGTACCTGCTCCGGCTCGACGACGCGCTGGACGTACTCGCGGTCCACTTCGTCGGTGGCATGCTCGGTTCGCTGCTGCTCGGCCTCTTCGGCGACAGTGGCATCAACCCGCTCGGCAAGGACGGCCTCTTCTTCGGTGGCGGCGGATCCCTGCTCTGGCACCAGCTTGTCGGCGTGGTCGCCGTGGTGGCCTTCGCCTTCGTGCTCAGCTGGGCGATCGCCGCCGCCGTGCAGGCAGTCGTCGGGCTGCGGGCGCCGGCCGACGTGCAGGAGGATCTCGACCACGCCCAGCAGGGCGCGGAGGCGTACCACCTGGGCGGCGTGGCAGGTCTCAGTGGCACGGGTGCGCCGCAGCGCCGGACCGGACGGGACAACGACGCCGCCCGGCCCGCCCAGCCGGTCCAGCATGCCCGGCTGGTCACCGCGACGGTGGATCCGATGCTGCTGCCGACCACCCGGGAGCTACGGGACGCCCTGCTCGGTGCGGGAGCCGCCTCCATCGTGGTCTTCGACGCCACGGTCTCCGCCGCCGAACCGGCCTCCCGTTCGCTGCCCAGGGGTTACTGGCAGGACCAGGATCTCCTGGACCGGGCCCGGGTCGAGGTGGTGGTGGAGGGAAAGGCGGTGCCGGCGGTGCTGGACGTGCTGAGCCGTTACGGCGTCGACCGGGCGGAGAGCTTCGTGCAGGACGTCCAACTCGCGACGGACGTACGCTGA
- a CDS encoding urease accessory protein UreD: protein MITLDTARELDPYQDQPAQLPAGYNGKVGVLRLGFERRGDRTILHDLYRQSPLLVQRALYWDEEMPELPCVMILTTSGGVLQGDRLRMDVDLAPGSQAHLVTQAATKIQEMDANYGSQIQRFTLGEDSYLEFLPEPVIPYRGSRFVTDSRVRLPESATMLYGEILQPGRKHYRDGELFAYDLFSCSLRAERPDSQQLFVEKFVVSPGQFEVGRVGVMDRFHIFGNVVLLTGPERAARVFDRTSAPVWDEEIPLASAVSRLPNDAGLIFKVLGQETEPVRAAVRAFCVAAREEVTGHTFPPAFSWR from the coding sequence ATGATCACACTGGACACCGCGCGGGAACTGGATCCGTACCAGGACCAACCGGCCCAGTTGCCGGCCGGGTACAACGGCAAGGTCGGGGTGCTGCGCCTCGGGTTCGAGCGCCGCGGGGACCGCACGATCCTGCACGACCTCTACCGGCAGTCACCGCTGTTGGTCCAGCGGGCGCTCTACTGGGACGAGGAGATGCCAGAGCTGCCCTGCGTCATGATCCTCACCACCTCCGGCGGCGTGCTGCAGGGCGACCGCCTGCGGATGGACGTCGACCTGGCGCCCGGCAGCCAGGCGCACCTGGTGACCCAGGCCGCCACCAAGATCCAGGAGATGGACGCGAACTACGGGTCGCAGATCCAGCGGTTCACCCTCGGGGAGGATTCCTACCTCGAGTTCCTCCCGGAGCCGGTGATCCCGTACCGGGGCAGCCGGTTCGTCACCGACAGCCGGGTGCGGCTCCCCGAGAGCGCCACGATGCTCTACGGCGAGATCCTTCAGCCTGGCCGGAAGCACTACCGCGACGGCGAGCTCTTCGCCTACGACCTCTTCTCCTGCTCGCTGCGGGCGGAGCGGCCCGACAGCCAGCAGTTGTTCGTGGAGAAGTTCGTGGTCTCGCCCGGGCAGTTCGAGGTGGGCCGGGTCGGGGTCATGGACCGCTTCCACATCTTCGGCAACGTCGTGCTGCTCACCGGTCCCGAGCGGGCCGCCCGGGTCTTCGACCGGACCTCGGCGCCGGTCTGGGACGAGGAGATCCCGCTGGCCAGTGCCGTCAGCCGGCTGCCGAACGACGCGGGGCTCATCTTCAAGGTCCTGGGACAGGAGACCGAGCCGGTTCGCGCCGCGGTACGCGCCTTCTGTGTGGCCGCCCGCGAAGAGGTGACCGGCCACACCTTCCCACCCGCGTTCAGCTGGCGTTGA